The window CCATCACCGCAGCCACTGTTTGAACTCATAACAAGTTAGAGTGGCATCACAAAGCCAATCAAGTGCTTAAATGGTGAGGCTGAAATCACTCAGTGTTTTATTACCATAGTGTTCCACAGAATAATAGTGTTAAACTGCTCCCAGTGATTATATTGATTATTGATTAATTACCTGCCAATCATGTTGAGGATTGATCAAGATTATTGTTCAAACTCATTTTTTCGACACTTATAATACTATGTAAAACATATTTCCTGTAATAAAAGCCTAAGAACGTTAGTAAACCGATCTGCCCCACTGTCGCTTTATACAAGACATTGCTCCAATCTGAGTCCTTACAGTGACCTCCACGTGTAATTTGATCCTAGTGAATGAAGAAAAGAATAATAGTTTGCCTGCGCCGGTGATGATGTCACTTCAGCAGGCAGTGATTGGTTCAGTGAGTCGGGCATTAATGGGGACACGCCGTCTGGGGAGAACCCACAGGTGTCCCCTTCAAACGCGCTGCCCGGCTCGGTTCCCCGGCCAACAGCTCAGAAAAATGCCCAACATCAACCATGTGCTCGCGAACTCGGTCTCGCGACGCGTCGACCAGAGCCCAGACTCactctgaagcagcagagagtcTCGCGCACCAGTTCAACGGCAAAACGCGAAGACGAAGTCAATCAATAATTCCATCGAAAGCGATCTTTCGTTTGAGCCAAGGCTTCCTGCTGCGGACGCGGCACGAGCGCTGTCAGCGCTGGCGCTGATATGAAGCGGAAGCTGAAACACgccagcaaacacagacactgcttCGCATTAGATATTATAAAAAATGAATCAGAAATAAATACTTACAGGTTTTTGGCGAAAGCTACAACATTTTCTCCTCACAGCGGAGACACGCACAGTATCTGTTACTGTGGACTACCTCGCCTCGGGCTCGTGCGTTATAGTTGGGGAGGGGCTTAGAGTAGCCAGGCGTAATGTGACACCTGATCCACCCAATCACAGGCCAGAATGTGCGGACGGGGCGGGTGCAAGTAGTTGGGCGGACGCGTTTTTGAACTGACTGCGGAGTGACGTGGACAAAAATGTAGAGCAAGGTAGCGTGAGCTCGAGCTGTTGGGCCAGTGAGTAGAAAGTAACGTAAGAAATATTATTTCAGGTTTTTATTTGCTACTCTCTCCcttaattacattacatttaagaACAAATATACTTGTATTCCAGTACAATTTATTTGAATACTATTGTtcctacattttttttatttccaaatTGTTCCAGTGTTTGATATTCACAAGTTGATAGCAGTGCATGGAACAACATATCAGCCAATAGTATCATACTTAACGTAATTACATGTCATTACACTGTAATTTTGCTCACACAGTGTTTAATTGTGCAAAACTCTGCTTTAAGTGCTCACTAAAGATTTATAAGTGCCTACATCCAAACCGAGCTGCATCACATGCACGTGTGCTTTTGGTGTTTCAACACTTTCTCTGatgctttcttcctctttcttccagTCGTCTTTGGACAAGGTTGTGCTCAGTCAGTCCACTCACGCAGTCCTTGCAACAATCCAAACCACCGTCACGCTTTGGATTTGTTTACCCAACAAAACAAATGCGCTCCTTTGCATGGGCATGTggttgtcacttcctgtctgagcgGATTTCTATGGCAAcagagaaaagggaaaacatAAAACGAGAAGAAAACACATGTTTTGAAGGGAAAGTCAGAGCTGGGTGTGTCCCAAGACTCAATCTGAAAAATAAACTAATTTCAGTATTTGAAATTTGAAGTAACACAGTAGTACTGGAAGTTCAGAATACTGTATAAAACTGAATGTTGATTGAAGGTATTGAACCAGAGAAGGTAGAAAAGGTATGTTTGTTGCCTCCACTTTGACAAACCCATGTGGATTCCCTTGTGCCGCCCTGAGCTGTGCTCCATTCAAAGCAACACACCCTCACATACcagaaaacagagacacagactctCCCTGTTTGTCAACCACACCTGTCCATACACTGGAATTTACtgaaattttattttaagaaaGGCAAAATAAAGGTAAGACAATGAACCTGTGTATGATACAAACACTTACACACTGGGCACGTCGTTATAACTGATTACACCCCCTATGCTTCTCTGTTACACACTAATTGGAAAACAGATTATGTGTGACAGCGTCATCTATAGGTTAAATATAGTCATTGCACACGGAGCAGTTCATTCATATTGGAAAGAATTACGTTGCTTGTGGGTGTCAGTCAGCTGACGTGGAACTGTGCTTAATAACATAATTGTTCCGAAGGATTAAATATGatatctaaaataaaaacaatgaggACTTAAACGAAGAGAGAGACAGCGCCCACAATTAGGAGGCTTTTGTTCCCTTTCCTGTGTTCCTTGAGAAACATTGTGacattgtgtttgttgtttatgtgacctctgacctctgatcctTGGCTAAACTCACTCCAACTCATTCACACATTCCCTATTTTGCGCAGCTAAGCACAAATGTATGTTGGACAAGTCTTGTGAGCACAAACTAAACTACGACTGTGAAGTCGGAATCTGAAAAATATAGacattatttctatttattcttGTTTCAGCTCAGCACATCCGTACaatgtgcagctcagtgtggacGTGTCTGTTCCAGGCCTGAGGTTTTGCCGTCACCTCCGAATGCTTTACTGTTCCGTGTCTGCAGAGGGCAACGTTGCACAGAAGCGGCGCCGCGTGGAGCCGACAGCTGCAGATCAGATGTCTCCGCTCTCCAAATCACCGAGCGACAACTTTGTTTTAATGACTCATAACGCCCACatttttctgctctttgtttgtgACTCGCCTTGCTGTCAGATCGCTCGCCAGTTCGCGTGCACCAGCGCGATCTTGGGCTTTCATGCTCGTTGCGCGTGCTCGTTTACGGCCCCATCAGTGGTGAGCGCTTATCTCCCATGCAGCTCACTGGGCGTTTGATCTTTGGCCATTGACTTGTCCTGTGTCAGTGTCATTATGAGATTGAGGCAGATTGTGGGCATGTGAACAATTTCTATCAAACCTGGTGGATCAAagtggtgcacacacacacacacacacacacacacacacacacacacacacacacacacacacacacacacacacacacacacactaccctcCTTATTCATCTATCTCCCCCTTCAGTCTCTACACTCAACAGGGCAATAGCATGTGCTGTAACGTTTTCCAGATGTTGagtccctcccttcttcttttcctccgCTTTATTCCTCCCATTCCTAACTCGGGCCGGGTTGACTGAAGCCCCCAAGGTTCTACCCCCACCCCTGCTCTCATTTCTTTGCCTTCCACGATCCCTCATCGCCTCActcactcctctcctccactctctggTTTGACATATTGGTATCAACGACCAAACGTGACCcccggagggagagagaggctgcagctcctgcagagcagaaaggaaTGCGCGCTGGGCTAGTGTTGCTACACTCAGATATGTGGCCTCTGGTGCATATTGCCAGTTTATGAAAAAGTGAAATTAATGCACTTTTTCAAACACAGTGAcgattaataaagttttgtgTTATAGACTCCATCCTCCATCTTGGCCTATTTTGCTCCCTCTTGCGATGGGAACCAGCTGGGGGAGTTGAAAAATGGAGCACGGGGAATTGGAGGAGGGGCCCAGGTGTTCCTTCCACTATTCCTCTCTCACTTTAATGCATTTGCATGATCTACCACAACATGCCTGCGTCTTCGGTTTATCCTACAGTAACGTCTCACAGCAGCATGTCGGGACAGTCGCAAACACACATCGCATATTGTAGTGATACAGAGCTCCTTTCATCGTCTCCCTCTAAGTGCAGTCACACTCACTCATCTAGtcccaagcacacacacacacacacacacacacacacacacacacacacacacacacacacacacacacacatgcacacacagacttaatgatcccagcagctgctgctcatgtaAACTTCACTTACAAACACACCACATTCCCACCTCcactctccctctgtccctttGCTTTGCTCTCCTTTCATTCAAGTTCATCAATTCTTTAGCATAAGCATAAATTAAGTCACACCAGTCCAACCTGGCCACACATAGAGACAATctggtatttttattattattatttattgacacTATTTCCTATTGAAGGCCTAATGTAAAGCTGCTGTTCTTCTTTATTACAGCCGTCCTTGACCTCCACCATGATAAGCCCCAGATATGTGCTAGTTCCATGCGGTGTTGTGTTACCAGGATGTGTCCTGTGCAGCTTGTCTTTGGACCCACAGGGAAGATGTGAGCAGCCGAGACGCCTTCATTCTGATATAAAATAGGATGCACATGTTTCCAGCACCATAACTTCCTCTAAGTTTGTGACTTTGTGGGAGATTCATTAATCTCTACATCTGCAGAATGAGTAAATCATCTATTGTGTTTAATGCAACACTGTTGTTTAATCCACGACTGCAGCTTTTGAAGTGCAATTCAAAACACCATCATTTTCTTGTGTAAACTGGCTCTTTCTCATCCACGGAGCAGCTTGCTCGGCACCTGAAGACTGCAGGAGAAGAGAAACCCTCCTTAAACGACCCACATacgctacagcagcagctcatttgcatgttcACATGCGCACGCTCACCTGCGCTGACCTGAATATTCTGTatctctcacacaaacaactttcACTCGCTCAGGTGATATCAGCATATCAGcttctccctctcgctcttGTCCTGATGGAATCGGGTTTCTCCCACACATACAGATGCCCTCTCTTGGCCAAGACGCTGAAATGCCATAAAGCCGGCTGTTGGGACTTGAGAGGACTGAGATGTGATGAAAGGAGGTCTAGGTGAAACCAGTCTGCAGCTTTTACTTTAGTCGGGCACTGAATAAGGCAGCTCTGTGCGGGGGCCTCAATGCTGCCCATTTTGTTACAGTCATTGTGAATCTGGGTCAACTTCAGGCCGTTCTCTGTTTACAACTGTTTAACATTGCACTCAGTCACCTCCTCATCTGATCCACAGCTCTCGCTCCTCTCAgactctctgtctcttccttgTGTTCCCCCTCATTCTGTCTAATTAACATCCTGAAGTCTCTCCTTTTCACATGTCACTACCCTGGCGTTAAGCTCAGATGTTTGTTATTTCTAACATCACAGGGCTACAGTGAAAGCCACTCTGTCCCGGTTTGTGTATTCCTTTCACCTCTGACACAGACCAGGCTGCTGCCATAAAACAACTAGTCTAGTCCCACTGGGTCTGGAGCCAGATCCAGTGTTTTCTCAATGTGTGTGTTCCTTggggagaaagaaagacaaggacacagaggggggaggggaggggatgGGGGGATGCAGCAATATGTAGAAAATACTAGGAATAAAAGGCCAGGCAGGAAATGGCCTCCCAGAAAGACGGGGCTTCCCCAAGGGTCGCGTTTCTCTCAGACACTCGCTCACAGAGAAATATATTGTCTCACTATGATGTGTACCAGCAGATATGCATGGGAATGAGGCCAATCAAGGAGCTCGACTCTGAGCTGGACCGGTCCCGCACTGGCTCGGCTCCAGCGCTTCAACTGTATGGAGAAAATGTCATAGCACTGTTTATTttgataatatttaaaaatgaaacatgtcGTGTTGCATTAGACAGACAGGTTGTTTTACACAGTGATGCTGGTTCAGTGTGTAGGTCGCGTCAGTGGAACGGTCCTCTGCCTCATGTGTAAATGTCCAGATGTCCTggcagcggcgccgcgtgcTCCTCAGACTGGACCGGAACCGAGCGCTTCACGTCCACCGCAAAGAGTCATTTTTCAGTCTGCACAAAACCTTCCCCCATCTTATTTCCCCGCTTTTAAGTGGGAGATCTTTAGGTCCGATTTTGGCACCTCTCCTCGTCGCGAGGCCACATTCCTCGTCTGCAAATGTGAACCATGTGTGCTCCCTGCGGCCCTGCCAACGCGAGGCGCCTTAATGAGAGAATGGCAAATTACAGTGGAGCTGCATGATGAGGGTGTTCCCACTGTATGAAACTGGAGCTGGGCTGAATGCAGCTTCGCTCAGTCACCCTGTCTGCACTCTCCGCGCCATCTACTTTATGAAACCATTTTCACATTGTATCAACAAACAGTGACAATATGTTAAACTTGTTCCATAGTTCCATGATTTGTTCTGCACCCCCTAGATGGAATTTCAGCTTCATAGCTCCCTTGGGATTTTGTGGGAAGGAAAtcttcctgtctgctttgtCCATACCAGGGCTCCGGTCCAGATCTCAGACCCCTGCGtggcgcaaaaaaaaaaaaaaaactcggTCAAAGAGTTTCTCCGCGTCGTTCACCCGCCCCGTTTCATTGTACAcccgtgcgcgcgtgcgcgtgtccGTGTGTTTGATTACCTGCGAGCACGCGCACGGCTATGGATCATGTGCACATCTGGTTTTGGCAGGGTCGCTGAGTTGCAGAGGTGGGACTATttcagcgcgcgcgcgcgcgtgtgtgtgtgtgtgcacgcatgaatgtgtgtgagaaagagcaCGCTCTGACTCTGAACTCCGCTTTTTTGCGGGACTCTAATTCGCAGCAGATGATCACTTGGGGGGATGGCGGCTTTAGCGGGGAGGCGCGCGTTTCCTCACACAGCATCGGAGCACGCTGCACAAATTAATATGCTCTATAGGCAAGATGATGCTCAGTAATGAAGCTTGGGTTTGACCCGTACGGCGCTTTTTCCCCACTTTTCAGATCCACCAGTGGATTATGGAAGAGTCGGTCTCTATCGTAGCAGAGGACAGAGGTGTTTGCACCTGAACAACACTCAGCGACCGCAGCCTCAGTTTCTGGCTGCGCCAGACGCCGTGGGAATGGAAAGTGGCAATTCCCTGACGAGGATATGCTTTTTCCTGTGGCTGCTGAATGGGTTCGGCGCTTCTTCACCGGCGCCGAGCTCTTGTCCCGACCGCTGTGACTGTCAGCACCCGCAGCACCTCGCGTGCGCCAACCGCGGGCTGCGCATCGTGCCAAAACCCGCCGCGCGGGTGCCCGAGGACGTGCAGGTCTTCAGCCTTGGGGGCAACTTCATCAGCAACATCTCCGCCTTCGATTTCACGCGGTACAGTGATCTTGTAAGATTAAATCTACAGTACAACCAAATACGAACAATTCACCCCAAGGCGTTTGAAAAACTGTTAAAGCTAGAAGAGTTGTACTTGGGACACAATCATTTATCAAATATACCTGTTGGGACTTTACAACCCCTGAAGAAATTAACTATTCTTTATGGAAACAATAATGATATTAAGAAAATTACACCCGAGCTCTTTGCCAACTTGGATAATTTAGTTAAATTGCGTCTGGACGGCAACTCAATAGACGTTCTGCAGGAGTCGGTGTTTAAAAGCTTGACCCGTTTACACTATCTGCACCTGGAATCCAACAaactgcagcacattcacagaAACGCCTTTTCTGAACTCACCAACCTACGCTTTTTAAACCTGGCCCACAACAGGCAGTCGGCGCTGCGCAGCGTCCTCACGTTTTCCCAGCTCAAAGCCCTGAcgacgctgctgctgtctgacaaCCAGATTCATCACATTGGGAAGCACGTATTCCAGAACCTCAGCAGGCTTTCCGAGCTGTCCCTGAGCAACAACAGGCTCTCTCAGCTGGACGGCGGCGCTCTGAGGGGGCTGTCCGGCCTCAGGGAGCTCCTGATTGACGGCAACGAGCTGCGGGAAATCCCGGCCGGCCTCCTCGACCCGCTCGAGCGCGTCGAGGAGCTGGACTTCAGCAACAACCGCATTTCCAGCGTGGACGCGTTGGCCTTTTCCCAACTGAAACGCCTGAaggtgctgaagctgaagaacaACCTCCTCACTAGCCTGTCCGGTGACATGTTCGCCCTCAACAAAGCGCTTTACGACCTggatctccatggcaacaactGGACGTGTGACTGTcgcctggaggagctgaagaggtgGATGACTGTTGCACATTCTCAGGGTAAATTATTGACTGTTTTTGTGCGATGTCACCATCCCCTGACTCTGAGGGGGAAATATCTGGACTATGTGAACAGCTCCCATCTGCAGCCTTTTGGCAACTGGACCCACTTGTGTAGGAGGCAAACTGGGCCCGAGGAGAGCCGGGGAGGGGGTGTACTGGTAAAGATGGAGGGTAGAGAGATAGATGAGACAAGCACAGAGGGCCAGGTGGtcaacagaaagagagaaggcgTAGATTCAAGGCAGAGACACAGGGATGGGGCGATACTGGGGAAAGATGGAGTAAATAggaaaagagacagacaggaaggagtgGGAGTCCAAGGAGACCAGGGGGGTCCAGAAACAGAATCCTCTTCCTTGTTGGACCAAAAGAAAGCAAGGAAGGTGTCTCTGAATCCAAAGTCACGACCTGCTGCAGAGACGACTGGGAAACGCACCAAGGGGAGACGAATGTCCAATGTCACTCCCAAAACCGAGCCACCGATTTCCACCTCAAGTCACAGAAACACTTCGCACACGGGGCTCAGCACAACCCCCCCGGCGCAGGCAGGAGGGATGTTCGATCTGCTCTGGGCGGATCCGAAGGGTCCACTCCCTGTAATCACAGATCCCTGTGCCTTCAATCGCCATTTCATCACCAACGTGTCAGTGGATCAGGTGACCTCCAGCACAGTCACCGTCTCCTGGACCACACGGGATCATCACCGCTACACACCAGGACCCGGGCCCGGTCCGGACGAAGTCCACTACCGCCTTCTGTTCGACCGGTTCGGCACCGCGGACCGCTTCCCCCGCTACGTGTACGCCCGCGGCGCGTCTCGCTCCGTGACCCTCCGGGAGCTCAGCCCGGACGTGACCTACATGGTGTGCGTGGAAGGCGTGGTGGGGGGGTCCGTGTGCCAAGTGGCCCCGCGCGACCACTGCGCCGGACTGGTCACGCTGCCCGAAGGCCCCGCGCTGACCCTCGACCTCCAGCTGGCGACCGTGGCGACGCTGGCCGCCAAcgccgcgctgctgctggcgctcgGCGCCGCGTGGCTGGGGCGGAGCCTGCGGAGGAGGctgcggaggaggaggtcgGCCGTGCACGTGCGCCACATGTACTCCACCAGGCGGCCGTTCCGGCACGCCGGCGCCAGCG is drawn from Betta splendens chromosome 11, fBetSpl5.4, whole genome shotgun sequence and contains these coding sequences:
- the tril gene encoding TLR4 interactor with leucine rich repeats, with the protein product MESGNSLTRICFFLWLLNGFGASSPAPSSCPDRCDCQHPQHLACANRGLRIVPKPAARVPEDVQVFSLGGNFISNISAFDFTRYSDLVRLNLQYNQIRTIHPKAFEKLLKLEELYLGHNHLSNIPVGTLQPLKKLTILYGNNNDIKKITPELFANLDNLVKLRLDGNSIDVLQESVFKSLTRLHYLHLESNKLQHIHRNAFSELTNLRFLNLAHNRQSALRSVLTFSQLKALTTLLLSDNQIHHIGKHVFQNLSRLSELSLSNNRLSQLDGGALRGLSGLRELLIDGNELREIPAGLLDPLERVEELDFSNNRISSVDALAFSQLKRLKVLKLKNNLLTSLSGDMFALNKALYDLDLHGNNWTCDCRLEELKRWMTVAHSQGKLLTVFVRCHHPLTLRGKYLDYVNSSHLQPFGNWTHLCRRQTGPEESRGGGVLVKMEGREIDETSTEGQVVNRKREGVDSRQRHRDGAILGKDGVNRKRDRQEGVGVQGDQGGPETESSSLLDQKKARKVSLNPKSRPAAETTGKRTKGRRMSNVTPKTEPPISTSSHRNTSHTGLSTTPPAQAGGMFDLLWADPKGPLPVITDPCAFNRHFITNVSVDQVTSSTVTVSWTTRDHHRYTPGPGPGPDEVHYRLLFDRFGTADRFPRYVYARGASRSVTLRELSPDVTYMVCVEGVVGGSVCQVAPRDHCAGLVTLPEGPALTLDLQLATVATLAANAALLLALGAAWLGRSLRRRLRRRRSAVHVRHMYSTRRPFRHAGASAAVAADFTSYQSSRPARLAPLEAGDLIEFPCDRFLDTGSTRRDSDMQRFTD